The nucleotide sequence TGAGATGGGGCGCGAGATAGATGATGAGCTCGTCGACCAGGCCCGCCTGCAGGAGTGCACCGGAGAGCGTCGGTCCCGCCTCCACCAGCACCTCGTTCACCTCGTCGGCGGCCAGGGCCCGCAGCGCCGCCGTCAGCTCGACGCGGCCGTCGTCACCCGCGGCCACCTGCTGCAGATGCGCGCCGGCACGGACCAGGGCCTGCTCCCGAGGCGGCATTTCGCCCACATGCAGCAGCGTGACGCCGCCATCGTCCCGCAACAGGCGAGCCTCCGTGGGCGTACGCAGATGCGAGTCCAGCACCACCCGCCGGGGCGCCAGGAACGGGCCGTCCACATCGCGGGCGGTAAGCCGGGGATCGTCGGCGATCACGGTGTCGACGCCGGTGACGATGGCGCCGCTCGCCGCCCGCCAGCGGTGGACGTCACGCCGCGCCGCGGCACTAGTGATCCAGCGGCTCTCGCCCGAGGCCATGGCGGTGCGGCCGTCGAGGCTCGCGGCCACCTTGCACCTTACCCAGGGCAGGCCGCCGCGCATGCGGCGCATGAAGCCGGCGTTCAGGGCCTCGGCGGCCTCGGCCATGAGCCCGCCGGCGACGGCGACCCCGGCCTCCCGCAGGCGCTCGACGCCCCGGCCGCCCACCCGCGGATTCGGGTCTCCGGCGCCGATCACCACGCGGGCTACCCCGGCCTCGATCAGCGCATCGGCGCAGGGCGGCGTACGCCCGTAATGGCTGCAGGGCTCGAGGGTGACGTAGGCGGTGGCACCGCGGGCGGCGGCCCCCGCCGCCTCCAGCGCCAGCACCTCGGCGTGGGGGCCGCCGGCACGCTCATGCCAGCCCTCGCCGACGGCCTCGCCGTCGCGCACCAGCACGCAGCCTACCCGCGGGTTGGGGTCGCAGGTCCAGCGGCCACGCTCGGCCAGCCGCAGCGCCCGGGCCATCCAGGCGTGATCCTGCGCGCTGAAGCCGCTCACGGGGTGTCGTCGCCGTCGTCCGGCAGCAGGCCGATCTGGCGGCGGCGGGCCTCCGCGTCCGGCATGCGCTCCAGGCCGTCGATCACCTCGCGGAAGGCGCTCACGTCCTCGAAGCTGCGGTAGACCGAGGCGAAACGCACATAGGCCACCTGGTCCAGGTCCCGCAGCTCCTCCATCACCCACTCGCCGATATCGCTCGCCGCCACCTCGCGCTCGCCGGCGGCGCGGATCCGCTGGCGGATGCGGCTGATGGCCGCCTCCACCGCCTCCGTGGCCACCGGTCGCTTCTCCAGCGCCCGCAGCAGGCCGGTCCGCAGCTTGCCGTCGTCGAACAGCACGCGGGTGCCGTCGCGCTTGATGACCCGCGGCATCACCAGCTCCGCGGACTCGTAGGTGGTGAAGCGCACCCCGCAGCCTGCGCACTCCCGCCGCCGGCGCACCTGTTCGCCCTCGCCGGCGAGGCGGGAGTCGATGACCCGGGTGTCCTGGGCCTGGCAGAAGGGGCAACGCATGCCGGCTCCGCGGGGCCTCAGGCCGCCTCGTAGACCGGGAAGCGGTGGCAGATGGCCAGCACCTTGTCCCGCACCGCGCTGATCACGGCCTCGTTCTCCGGCTCGTCGAGCACATCGCAGATCCAGTTGGCGAGCTCGCGGCTCTCCGCCTCGCCGAAGCCGCGGGTGGTGATCGCCGGCGTGCCGATGCGCAGCCCCGACGTCACGAAGGGGGACTGCGGGTCGTTCGGCACGGTGTTCTTGTTCACCGTGATGTTGGCCGAGCCGAGGGCGGCGTCGGCGGCCTTGCCGGTGAGCCCCTTGTCCACCAGATCCATAAGGAACAGGTGGTTGTCGGTGCCGCCGGAGACCACCTTGTAGCCGCGGTCCTGCATGGTCCCGGCCATGGCCCGGGCGTTGGCGATAACCTGCTCCTGGTACTCGCGGAACTCCGGCTCCAGGGCCTCCTTGAAGGCCACCGCCTTGGCGGCGATGACGTGCATCAGCGGCCCGCCCTGGGTGCCCGGGAAGACCAGCGACTGCAGCTTCTTGGTCACCTCCGGGTTCTCGCGGGCGAGGATCAGCCCGCCGCGGGGGCCGCGCAGGGTCTTGTGGGTGGTGGTGGTCACCACGTCCGCATGGGCCACCGGGCTCGGGTAGACACCGGCGGCCACCAGGCCGGCGACATGCGCCATGTCCGCGACGAGGTAGGCGTTCACCTCGTCGGCGATGGCGCGGAAGCGCGCCCAGTCGACCACCCGCGAGTAGGCGGAGAATCCGGCGACGATGAGCCTCGGCCGGTGCTCGCGCGCCAGGCGCGCGACCTCGTCGTAGTCGATCTCGCCGGTGTCGGTGTTCAGGCCGTACTGCACGGCGTTGAAGATCTTGCCGGAGAAGTTCGGCTTGGCGCCGTGGGTCAGGTGCCCGCCGTGGTCGAGGCTCATGCCGAGCAGGGTGTCGCCGGGCTTCGCCAGCGCCAGGAACACGGCCAGATTGGCCGAGGAGCCGGAGTGCGGCTGCACGTTGGCATAGGCCGCGCCGAAGAGCGCCTTCGCCCGCTCGATGGCGAGCCGCTCGCCGACGTCGACGAACTCGCAGCCGCCGTAGTAGCGCTTGCCCGGATAGCCCTCGGCGTACTTGTTGGTCAGCACGCTGCCCTGCAGCTCCAGTACCCGGGGGCTGGCGTAGTTCTCCGAGGCGATCAGCTCGATGTGCTCTTCCTGCCGACGGCGCTCGCGGTCGATTGACTCGGCGAGCTCCGGGTCGAAACCGGCAACGGTCATGGTGCTGGAGAACATGGCGGTCCCTCTCGAAAAGGTGCTGGAAATTCGGTGCCTTTCCGGGCAGTTTTAACGCCTCTGCCGCCGGCCGTTCACGCGGCCCGGCGACAGGCCGTGGCGGTCGCGGCATGGCCGCGGAAAAGGTCACAATGATAAAGGATCAGGGGCTCTGGTGCATGTGCCGCCGGGCATCGGGCGCAGCGGGAAAACAGCATGTCGGTAGCGAAAACGCGACGCCGCCCGCGCAGCTGGGTAGGCTGGCGCGAGTGGGTCGGCCTTCCGGCCCTCGGCATCGAAGCCATCAAGGCGAAAGTGGACACCGGGGCCGCCACGTCCTGCCTGCACGCCATCCACGTGCGGCGCTACCGCGGCCCGGAGGGCGAGCGGGTGCGCTTTCAGGTCCATCCGCTGCAGCGGCGCACGGACATCACCGTCCACTGCGACGCCGCCCTGCTCGGCGACCGGGTGGTCACCAGCTCCACCGGTCACCGCGAGCGCCGGCTGGTGGTGCGCACGCCGCTGGCCATCGCCGGCCGACGCTTCGCCATTGAGCTGACCCTGACCAACCGCGATAGCATGGGCTTTCGCATGCTGATCGGCCGCCGGGCCATGAAGGGCCGGCTGCTGGTCGACCCCGGCGCCTCCTATCTGGCCGGCGCCGCGGACAGTGAGGCGCCGCGGCGCCAGCTCCGCTCACCCTGAATCCACCACCGGGAGCCGCCTCGGATGCCCAATCCGCTGAACATCTACGTCCTCTCGCGCAACGCCCGGCTCTACTCCACCCGGCGCATCGTCGAGGCCGGCCGCGAGCGTGGGCACACGGTGCGGGTCATCGATCCGCTGCGCTGCTACGTGAAGATCAGCGCCCACCGCCCCGAGGTGCACCTCAAGGGCGAGATCCTGCCGGCGCCGGACGCGGTCATCCCCCGCATCGGCGCCTCGGTGACCTTCTACGGCACCGCCGTCCTGCGCCAGTTCGAGATGATGGGGGTGTTCCCGCTGAACGAGTCGGTGGCCATCAGCCGCTCGCGGGACAAGCTCCGCTCCCTGCAGCTCCTCGCCCGCCGCGGCATCGGCCTGCCGGTGAGCAGCTTCGCGTACTCCCCGGACGACAACGCCGACCTGATCAGCATCGTCGGCGGCGCGCCCCTGGTGCTGAAGCTGCTGGAGGGCACCCAGGGCAAGGGCGTGGTGCTGGCCGAGACCAACAAGGCCGCGGAGAGCGTGATCGACGCCTTCCACGGCCTCAACGCCTATTTCCTGGCCCAGGAGTTCATCAAGGAGGCCAACGGCGCCGACATCCGCTGTTTCGTGGTGGGCGAGAAGGTCATCGCCTCCATGATGCGCCAGGCGAAGGAGGGCGAGTTCCGCTCCAACGTCCACCGCGGCGGCAGCGCCAAGCCCATCCGCATCACCCCCGAGGAGCGCTCGGTGGCGACCCGCGCGGCCAGGATCATGGGCCTCAACGTCGCCGGCGTGGACATCATGCGCTCGGCCCACGGCCCGGTGGTGCTGGAGGTCAACTCCTCCCCCGGCCTCGAGGGCATCGAGGGCGCCACCGGCAAGGACATCGCCGGCAGCATGATCCAGTTCATCGAGAAGTTCGGCAAAGCCGGACGCACCAAGACCCGCGGCAAGGGATAGTTGCCCTGCGCCACGGCATTGAGGAAGACAACCGCAAAGGCGCGAAGATCGCGAAGGATTCGCGAAGAACACCAGAATGGGATGCCCCTGTAAGCTTTAAGGGCAGCCGTGCGTGCCCCGCTTGCGTGGTCGTCCGGTCCGAACCTTTGGCGGGGCGCAACCGCTAACCGTCTTCGCGTCCTTTGCGCCTTTGCGGTTATTCCCCGCTTTCCCCATCGACCCGCATGCCGACATTGGCAAGCTCCTCGCGCATGGCCTCGTCCTCCAGCAGGGCCCGGAAGCGGGCCACTGCGGGGCGGTCCCAGCGGGACTCGGGGACGAGGAAGTCGTAGTGCTCGTCGCGCAGGGGGTCGAAGGCGAGACCGTAGGCCGCGGCCACCGGCGCGATGGTCACGCCCCAGTCCGCCCGGCCCTGGGCGACGGCGGCGGCCACCGCGTTGTGGGAGGCGGGCTGCACGCCCCAGCCGGGGGGCTGCCAATCACCGAGCAGCCGGTCCACCAGCACCCGGGTGCCGCTGCCGGCGTTGCGGTTTACCATCACCAGCGCCTCGTCCGCGCGCAGACGGGTCTGGAGCGCCGTCCCCGCGAGCCCGGCGAGACGCTCGTCATCGGCGCGGTAACAGATGCCCTGCCGGCGCCGGTAGCCGGGCAGCAGGCGCACCCCGTCCGGCAGCCAGGGCCGGTTGTAGGTGTCGGTCTCCGGGTCCAGCAGGTGCACGCCGGCAACGTCGCAG is from Spiribacter halobius and encodes:
- the ribD gene encoding bifunctional diaminohydroxyphosphoribosylaminopyrimidine deaminase/5-amino-6-(5-phosphoribosylamino)uracil reductase RibD, which translates into the protein MARALRLAERGRWTCDPNPRVGCVLVRDGEAVGEGWHERAGGPHAEVLALEAAGAAARGATAYVTLEPCSHYGRTPPCADALIEAGVARVVIGAGDPNPRVGGRGVERLREAGVAVAGGLMAEAAEALNAGFMRRMRGGLPWVRCKVAASLDGRTAMASGESRWITSAAARRDVHRWRAASGAIVTGVDTVIADDPRLTARDVDGPFLAPRRVVLDSHLRTPTEARLLRDDGGVTLLHVGEMPPREQALVRAGAHLQQVAAGDDGRVELTAALRALAADEVNEVLVEAGPTLSGALLQAGLVDELIIYLAPHLMGHEGRPLLALAGLEQMSQRLALTVTDQRRVGEDLRLIARLRPAEEG
- the nrdR gene encoding transcriptional regulator NrdR — its product is MRCPFCQAQDTRVIDSRLAGEGEQVRRRRECAGCGVRFTTYESAELVMPRVIKRDGTRVLFDDGKLRTGLLRALEKRPVATEAVEAAISRIRQRIRAAGEREVAASDIGEWVMEELRDLDQVAYVRFASVYRSFEDVSAFREVIDGLERMPDAEARRRQIGLLPDDGDDTP
- the glyA gene encoding serine hydroxymethyltransferase; the protein is MFSSTMTVAGFDPELAESIDRERRRQEEHIELIASENYASPRVLELQGSVLTNKYAEGYPGKRYYGGCEFVDVGERLAIERAKALFGAAYANVQPHSGSSANLAVFLALAKPGDTLLGMSLDHGGHLTHGAKPNFSGKIFNAVQYGLNTDTGEIDYDEVARLAREHRPRLIVAGFSAYSRVVDWARFRAIADEVNAYLVADMAHVAGLVAAGVYPSPVAHADVVTTTTHKTLRGPRGGLILARENPEVTKKLQSLVFPGTQGGPLMHVIAAKAVAFKEALEPEFREYQEQVIANARAMAGTMQDRGYKVVSGGTDNHLFLMDLVDKGLTGKAADAALGSANITVNKNTVPNDPQSPFVTSGLRIGTPAITTRGFGEAESRELANWICDVLDEPENEAVISAVRDKVLAICHRFPVYEAA
- a CDS encoding ATP-dependent zinc protease family protein is translated as MSVAKTRRRPRSWVGWREWVGLPALGIEAIKAKVDTGAATSCLHAIHVRRYRGPEGERVRFQVHPLQRRTDITVHCDAALLGDRVVTSSTGHRERRLVVRTPLAIAGRRFAIELTLTNRDSMGFRMLIGRRAMKGRLLVDPGASYLAGAADSEAPRRQLRSP
- the rimK gene encoding 30S ribosomal protein S6--L-glutamate ligase, encoding MPNPLNIYVLSRNARLYSTRRIVEAGRERGHTVRVIDPLRCYVKISAHRPEVHLKGEILPAPDAVIPRIGASVTFYGTAVLRQFEMMGVFPLNESVAISRSRDKLRSLQLLARRGIGLPVSSFAYSPDDNADLISIVGGAPLVLKLLEGTQGKGVVLAETNKAAESVIDAFHGLNAYFLAQEFIKEANGADIRCFVVGEKVIASMMRQAKEGEFRSNVHRGGSAKPIRITPEERSVATRAARIMGLNVAGVDIMRSAHGPVVLEVNSSPGLEGIEGATGKDIAGSMIQFIEKFGKAGRTKTRGKG